The DNA segment CTCCTGCCGGGTGGCTCGACGTCGTGACGGAGCGGTGCTCTCGTTGTGGAGCATCGCTTCCCTTTGTGTGCGGTGCTCTCGAAAGCATGGCAGACTGCGCACATGAGTGGGACGAAGGGAGCCCGGGCGCGGGCGCGTATCGAGGTCACGGCGGCGATCAAGGACGAGGCGCGCAAGCAGCTCGCGGCGGAGGGCGCCGCGCGGTTGTCGCTCCGCGCGGTCGCCCGTGAGCTGGGCATGGTCTCCTCGGCCCTCTACCGGTACTTCCCCAGCCGTGACGACCTCCTCACCGCCCTCATCATCGACGCCTACGACAGCCTCGGCGCGGCGGTCGAGGCCGCCGACGAACAGGCCGTGGCGGGCGGGGGCGATCCGCGCGAGCGCTGGGTAAGCGTCTGCACGGCGGCACGGGTGTGGGCGCTGGAGCACCCGCACGAGTACGCGTTGATCTACGGCTCGCCCGTGCCGGGGTACACCGCTCCCCGGACGACCGTGCCGCCCGCCTCACGAGTCGGGCTGCTGCTCATCGAGATCGTGCGCCGCGCCCGGAGCGGGGGCGGTATCGCGGTGCCCCCGGTGTCCAAAGGAGCGAGCGCTGAGGCGGAGCGGATCGCGGCCGACCTCGCGCCGGACCTGCCGCCCGGGGTGGCGGCGGCGCTGGTCGCGGCGTGGGCGCAGCTCTTCGGACTGATCGGGTTCGAGCTGTTCGGGCAGTTCAACCGCGTGGTGGAGGACCGCGAGGCGTTCTTCACGCACGCGGTGGAGCAGCTTGCGCACGCGGTCGGCCTCGTCGGGCCGTACACCGCGGGAACGGGCGGCGGGCGCGGTGCCCCGACGGCGGGACAGGTGCGGCGGGCCTCCTGACCGGCACGGCAGGACCGCCCGCGTCCGCCCGCGCCGTCTACTCCTCGGGGAGTAGCCCTGATCACCCCGCACGTGGGACGCCGTCCGGGGTCGCGGCGTCTAGCGTGGCGGCATGGCAGAAGAGCGTGCGCCCGGCGGCCGGGACCCGAGGTGGGGTGGCCCGCCATGGGGGTGGCGGCGGCATGAGCCGCCGTGGGCCGGTTCGCAGGGCGACGGCGACCGGGACGGCCGTGCCCGCCGGTGGCCGTGGCCGTCCACGCTGCTGCTGACCGCCTTCGTCCTCGTCGGCTCCCACTTCGCCGCACACGCGCAGGGCACGCGCGAGCCGCTGGACCCGTTCGCGAACGCCCTGCTGGCGGGCGGCGGTCTCCTGCTTCTGTGGCGGCACCGCAGGCCCGGCCCGGTAGCCCTCGGTACGGCCGCCGCGGCACTCGTGTACCTGGCTGCCGGTTATCCCTACGGGCCCGTCTTCCTGACCGTCGCCCTCGGCTGCTTCAGCGCCCTCGTCGCCGGATATCGCAGAGTGGCCTGGTCGGCCATCGCACTGGTGTGGGCCGGGCATCTGCTGGTGGCCCACTGGCTCTACGCCTATCTGCCGCCGTCCGGTGACGGGCCCACGCGCTGGCAGGGCGAGGTCGGCGTCGCCGCGTGGGCGCTGGCCATCGTCGCGGTCTCCGAGCTCGTCCGCGTGCGGCGGGAGCAGTGGGCGAAGGACCGGGCGGAGCGTGCGCGGGCCGCGCAGCGGCGCGCCGACGAGGAACGGCTCAGGATCGCCCGCGAGCTGCACGACGTCCTCGCGCACAGCATCTCGGTGATCAATGTGCAGGCGGGGGTGGGCCTGGCGCTCCTCGACTCCGATCCCGAGCAGGCCCGGACGGCGCTGACCACCATCAAGGGCGCCAGCAAGGAAGCGCTGGGGGAGGTGCGCCAGGTGCTCGACACGCTGCGCGCGCCGGGCGCCGCGCCGCGGGCCCCCGCGCCCGGGCTCGACCGGCTCCAGGAACTCGTCGACCAGGCCGCGAGCGCGGGCCTCACCGTGCACGTGGACGCCCGCACCGCGGACAGCGACGGGGACCGTGAAGAGCAAGCCCACCGCGGAGATGAAGCCCACGGCGAAGGCGCCCCGGACTCCGAAGGCGCCCCGGACTCCGAAGGCGCCCCGGGCCGCAAAGGTGACCTGGACCGCGAACGCGAAACCCGCCGCGGGGTGGATGCCCATCCACGGGACGGCGTCGACCGTGGGCAGGCCGCCGGCCTCCGGGGCGAAGCGGATACGGATGCGGCCCTCACTCCGGCACCGGCCTCCGCCCCAGCCCCGACCACCAGCCCCGCAACCGTGCCCGCCTCCGCCCCAAGAGGCGAGGCAGCCCCGGGCCCAGGCCCAGGCACCGTCCCGGAGGGCTGGGCCCTCTCCGCCGGCCTCGCCGCGCCCACCTGCGAACCCCGCCCCGCCGGCCGTCCATCCCGGTCCGACTCCGCGCTCCGCGGGCGGCAGCGGCCAAGCCGGCAGTCCGCTCAGCCCGTGCTGTCGCCGGCCCTGGACCTCGCGGCCTTCCGCATCATCCAGGAGGCGCTGACGAACGTGGTCCGGCACTCGGGGTCGCGGCAGGCGCGTGTGCGGATCCGGTACGGCGCACGTGTGGTGCGGCTGCGGATCGACGACGACGGTCCGGCCACCGGAGCCGACGCGGGAGGCAGCGGCAACGGTCTCGCCGGGATGCGGGGGCGTGCAGCGGCCCTGGGCGGCACCATTGACGCGGGCCCGCGCCCGGACGGCGGCTTCTCGGTCTCCGTCGAACTGCCGTTGAAGGGGGTCCGTTGATCCGGGTACTGCTCGCCGACGACCAGGCGCTGGTCCGGGCAGGTTTCAAGGCGTTGCTCGATGCGCAGGCGGACATCGAGGTGGCGGGGGAGGCGGCCGACGGGGAAGAGGCGCTGCGCGGGGTGCGGGGCCTGCGGCCCGACGTGGTCCTGATGGACATCCGCATGCCGGTGCTCGACGGCCTTGCCGCGACCCGGCGGATCACCGAGGACCCGGGGCTGGCCGAGGTCAAAGTGGTCATGCTGACCACGTTCGAGATGGACGAGTACGTCTTCGAGGCGATCAGATCGGGCGCGTCGGGCTTCCTCGTGAAGGACACCGAGCCGGACGAATTGTTGCGCGCGGTGCGTGCCGTGGTCGAGGGGGACGCGCTGCTGTCGCCGGGCGTGACACGACGTCTGATCGCGGAGTTCGCGGCGCGCTCCAAGGAACCAGTGGCGGCCGCGTCGCTCGCCGAACTCACGGAGCGCGAGCGGGAGGTGATGGCGCTGGTGGGCATCGGGCTGTCCAACGAGGAGATCGCCCGCCGCCTGGTGGTCAGCCCGCTCACGGCGAAGACGCACGTCAGCCGCACGATGGTCAAGCTCGGCGCCCGGGATCGCGCTCAGCTCGTGGTGTTCGCCTACGAGTCCGGGCTGGTGCGGCCGGGCTGGCTGGGCTGAGCGGCCGCCCGGTCGGGGTCACCCGGGCGCCGGCGTCGGCCGGGTCCGTATCCCGGCTCGGCCGGCCGGCGTCTTCCTGTACAGGCGCTTGCGGGAGAGGCCCTTCCTGTACGGGCCCTTCCTGTACGGGCCCTTCCGCTACAGGCCTTCAGATACGAGCCCTTCCTGGACGGGCGTAACCGTGCAGGGCGGCGCGTCCCGCGCCGTGTGCGCGCCTCCGCACCCGTTGATCACACAATTCGGGAGCGTTCCTTCCACAGCTCGGCCAGCGCGTGGTCACCGGTGACGGTGGGCACGGGACGGCGGTTCCACAGCGCCGCGTAGAGTTCCGTGGCCGGGCCCGCCAGCTCGCACTCCGCCTCCGCCGTGGTGCTGCCGCGCTCGGTGACCGGCGCCTCGGAGGAGAGCCGCACGGTCCAGGTGTCGCCGGTGTCCGTGGCGCGTACCCGCAGGACCCGGGGGGTGTCCGTGCGCACTTTGCTCACGGAACGCTGGTGGAAGCCCGCGAGCAGCTCGTCGATGCCGTCCACGGCCAGTTCGGCCCCGACTCCGTCGGCCTGCGTGCCGCGTGCGGACTCGGCGTCCATGCGGTGGATCGTGGTTTCGTGGGCCTGCCTGCGCGCCCAGAAGGCGAGAGGGGACGGCGCGGGCATGAACGTCCAGCACGCCAGGTCCGAAGGGGCGGCCTTGAGTGTCGCGACGAGGGCCGCGTGCCCTGCGCCGAACCAGGAGATCAGGTCGGTGTCGCCGTCGGGCGCGGAGGGCCGGCGCTGGAACGAGGTGAGCTCCTCGCGGACGAACGCTGCGGCCCATCGGTGTATTTGGCCGGTGTGCCGCAGCAGATCGGCGACCTGCCAGCCGGGACAGGTGGGTACGGTCGCCGTCAGGCCCGCCGCGGCGGCGGCTTTCGCCATGGACTCGCCCTGCCGGGCGAGGATCTCTATGTGATGGGAGGTCTTCATGTGGGGAGTCTGCCATGCAAGGATGCCGTGCCCACTGCACGTTTCGGGCGCACGGACTTGCGGCCCGCGCACCACGTGGTCGCCCGGTGCGCCCTGCGCCTCTCGCACGGGAGGAACACCTCTCGCACCGGAACACCTCTCGCACCGGAACACCTCTCGCACCGGAGGAACGATCGTCGTTCAGCGGACAGGGAACACGCCGGAGCTGGAAGCCGGGACCCGGGATCCGGCTCACGCCGATGCGGCCCGCCGGGTCGCGTACCCCACCGCCGCCGCCACCGCAGCCAGCACGGCCACGCTGGTGAGCGCGGTGGGCAACGAGAACCAGTCCGCCATGAAACCGATCGCCGGCGGCCCCAGCAGCATCCCGGCATAACCGAGGGTGGAGGCTGCCGCGACGCCGCTGGGCCCGGCGAGGGCGCCGGCCCGGTCGATCGCGACGGGGAAGATGTTGGCGAGGCCGAGGCCGGTGATGCCGAACCCGAGCAGGGCCACCCACAGCGTGGGCGCCAGAGATCCGAGCAGCATCCCGACGGCGGCCGTCGCCCCGCCCACCACCAGCGTGCGCGTCCGGCCCAGCCGCTCCAGCAGGGTCGTGCCGGTGACCCGGCCGATCGTCGTGGCCAGGGCGAAGGACCCGTACCCGGTGGCCGCGACGCCCGGGTCCGCGGACAGGTCCTGCTGCAGGTGCAGCGCGCCCCAGTCGGCGAGCGCGCCCTCTCCGTAGGCGGTGCAGAGCGCGATCAGGCCGAACACGATCACCAGGCCGCGTGTCCCGCCGTCGAGCCGCCGCGACGAGGGCGCCTCGGGAGCCGGCGCGGGCGTGGTTTCCGCACTCCGCATCTCCTCCGCGGGCGCGGGAACGGTGTGCCGCAGAACCGTGCGTCCCGCGGCGGCCGTCACCGCAAGCCCGACCACGGCGAGCGCGAACAGGTGCCGGGTGGCGGAGAGATGGCTCGCGACGAGGCCGCCCACGCCGGACCCGAGCATGCCGCCGAGGCTGAACGCGGCGTGGAAGCTCGGCATCACGGGTCGCCGCAGGGCGGCGATGACGTCGACGGCCGCGCTGTTCATGGCGACGTTCAGGCCGCCGTAAGCGGCGCCGAAGACGAGGAGCACCCCGCCGAGCGCGAGCGCCGAGTGGGTGAGCGGCGGCAGGGCCACGGCCAGGGACGTCAGCGCGCCGCAGGTCACGGTCATCGGGTGGTTGCCGAACCGGCGGCAGAGCCGTCCGGTGAACATCATCGTCACCACCGCGCCGGCCGAGACGCCCAGGAGCGCGAGTCCCAGCGCGCTCGCCGAGGAGTGGGTCTGTTCCTTGACGGCGGGGATGCGGACCACCCAGCCGGCGAAGACGAACCCGTCGAGCGCGAAGAAGACCGTCACCGCGGCACGGAGTCCGGCCACGGCACGTGCTTCCGGGGTGCGCGGCGTTGCGCTCCCTACTTTGTTTAGTGTCGGCACAAAATCAGACTAGGAGGGTGCTCCCCACCCGGCAAGGGGAATACGGGGGCACCCTGCGGGGAACCGCCGAGAAAGCCCACAAGGGCCGGCGCAGGGCCCCGCGGTGGCGGGTGCCGGAGCCGGTGAACGGTCCGGGGCGCGCGTATGTGCGGGTGCTGATGTGCCGGAGCAGGCGCGGCGGTACGAGCACATGTGTCCGCATCCGTTTACATCCGCATACAGGGGCAGGCATCTGCGCAGCAAGCGCAGGAGCGTGCGAGTGCGGGCGTGCCGGTGCGGGTGGTCGAGTGCCGACTGCCGAGTGCCCGGCTCTCGGCGCCCGGCCGTCCGGTCACACCGCCATGACCGTGCCGACGCCCGCCTCCTCGAACCCTGCCAGCGTCTCCGGAGGCGCGGCGGCATCCGTGACGAGCGTGTCCACCTGGTTCGCGCCGCAGATCCAGGCGAAGGCGCGGCGGCCCAGCTTGCTGGAGTCCGCCGCAACGATCACCTGCTGGGCCCGCTCGCAGAGCAGGCGGTTGATGGCGGCCTCGGCCTCGTCGTGCGCCGCGGCGCCGTGCACCGGATCGAAGCCGACCACGCCGAGCACGGCGACGTCGATGGTGATCTGTCCGAGCACGCCGTCGGCGAGCGGCCCGATGAGCTCGTACGACTGCGCCCGGGCCACCCCGCCGGTCACCACGATCTTGAACTGAGGGCGGACGGTGAGCTCGGTGGCGATGTTGAGCGCGTTGGTCACCACGGTCAGGGCGGGCGAGCCGGAGGCGAGCTCGGGGCGGACGGCGAGGGCGCGGGCCACCTCGGTCGTGGTCGTACCCCCGGTCAGCCCCACCGCCTGGCCCGGCGTGACGAGGCCGGCCACGGCCTCGGCGATGCGCTGCTTCTCCGCGCCGCGCCGCGCCGTCTTGTACCGCAGGGGCAGTTCGTAGGAGACGCCGTGCGCCACCGCCCCGCCCCGGGTGCGGACCAGCATCTGCTGCTCGGCGAGGCCGTCGAAGTCGCGCCGGATGGTCGCGGCCGACACCCCGAGGCGGGTCGCGGCCTCCTCGACGTCCAGCCGGCCGTGCTCCACCAGCAGCTCCAGCAGCTCCTGCCAGCGGGCGTCGCGCGACATGCAGCGCCTCCCATCCGCGCCCACCGGCGCTCGGTCCGTGGTCCGGGCCGAACGTCCTCCCGGAACGTGCACATGGCGGGCCCGGTCGGTCGCCCTGGTATGCGGCGTGCCGACCGGGGGCATACCCGGATGTCGGTGACCCTAGCGCAGGGTGCTCCCAGGCATGCTTGATGCTGCTTGTAACGTGCCTATATCTTGCAGAAACAATCATACGGAGGAGGGCGTGGTATGAGCCATGTCGAGAACGAGCTGAACAGCCAGCCGGAGTGCTGGTCGCGGGCCGCCGCACTCGCGGGCCGCCACGCCGCCGTACTGCCCGCCGCGGGCGAGCGGGTCGCGATCGTCGGCTGTGGCACCTCGTACTTCATGGCGCAGGCGGTGGCGGGGCTGCGCGAGGGCGCCGGGCAGGGGGAGACGGATGCCTTCCCCGCCTCGGAGTTCCCCGCGGGCCGCAGCTACGACCGGGTGGTCGCCCTCACCAGGTCGGGCACCACCACCGAGGTCCTCGACCTCCTCGCCTCGCTCCGGGGCCGCATCCCCACCACCGCGGTCACCGCGGATCCGCGCACACCGGTGATGCGGGTCGCCGACGAACTGGTGGTGCTCGACTTCGCTGAGGAGCGCTCGGTCGTCCAGACCCGCTTCGCCACCACCGTGGTCACCCTGCTCCGTGCCCACCTGGGCCTGCACTCCGACGCGGTCGTCGAGGACGCCCGCACCGCCCTGGCGGACCCGCTGCCGGAGGGCCTGGCCGAGTGCACGGAGTTCACCTTCCTGGGCCGCGGCTGGACGGTCGGCCTGGCGCAGGAGGCGGGACTGAAGATGCGCGAGGCGTCGCTGAGCTGGACCGAGGCGTACCCGGCGATGGAGTACCGGCACGGTCCCATCAGCATCGCCACCCGGGGCACGGCCACCTGGATGTTCGGCGAGGCCCCCGCGGGACTGGCCGGGCAGGTGCGCGCCACCGGCGCGATGTGGGTGGCGGGGGAACTGGATCCGCTGGCCGAACTGGTGCGGGCCCAACGCCTCGCGGTCGAGGTGGCCGCGGCCCGCGGTGTCGACCCCGACCTGCCGCGGCACCTCAGCCGCTCCGTGATCCTCACCCCGCCGGCGTCCTGACGCTCCCGCCCGCGGGCCCGGCCGTGCCGGGCACCCTGCGCGGATCCACCCCGACCGCCGCCCACCGAACTCAAGGAGAGGCCGTGCCCCTCGCAGCATCCGGCACGCTGGTCAGCCGTGCCGCGGACGCCGGGACCGCCGTCGCCGCGTTCAACGTCATCACGCTGGAGCATGTGGAGGCCGTCGTCGGCGGCGCGGAAGCCGCGGGTTCCCCCGTGATCCTCCAGGTCAGCGAGAACGCGGTGCTGTTCCGCGGCGGGCGGCTGCTGCCGCTGGCCCGGGCCGCCGCCGCGGTCGCCGAGCAGGCCGCGGTACCGGTCGCGCTGCATCTCGACCATGTGCAGAGCGACGAGCTGCTGCGGCAGGCCGCCGACGCGGGCTTCAGTTCCGTGATGTATGACGCCGCACGGCTGCCGTACGGGGAGAACCTCGCCGCGACCCACGCCGCCGCCGACTGGGCGCACGCCCAGGGGCTGTGGATCGAGGCGGAGCTGGGCGAGGTGGGCGGCAAGGCCGAGGCCGGCGGCGTGGCGCCCCCGCTGAGCGCGCACGCCCCGGCCGCCCGGACCGACCCGGAGGAGGCGCGGGCCTTCGTGGCCGGCACCGGAGTGGACGCGCTGGCGGTCGCGATCGGCAGCACGCACGCCATGACCCGGCGCACCGCGGCCCTCGACCACGAACTGCTGGGCAGGCTCGGACCGGCCGCGGGCGTACCGCTGGTTCTGCACGGCTCGTCCGGCGTGCCCGACGACGAGCTCAGGGCCGCCGTCACCGGCGGCATAGCCAAGGTCAACATCGGCACGGCGCTCAACGTGGCCATGACCACCGCCATCCGCGAGTTCCTCGCCGCCCATCCCGACGCCGTCGACTGCCGGCCCTATCTCGCCTCGGCCCGGACTGCCATGACCGAGGCGGTAGCACGGCTGATCGGCGTGGTGAGCGCGGCGCCGTAGCCGGCGCCCAGCCAGGGGAGGGGATGCGTGCCGGGGCGCGGGGCTCCATGGGGCGCCAGGGGCCGCAGGGGTCCGCGGGGGGAGAGGGGCCATGGTCATGGATCCCTGAGTCGCCACGGATCCACCGGGTGCCATGGGCCCGCGGGGTGGTGGTCCGGGTTCCCCTCCGCCCGATCGCCAATGGGTCCGTGGGGCCTCCGTGGGGCCATGGCGTCTCAGCGCGCCGGCTCCGGCAGCGGCTCGCCTGTCTCCAGCAGCGTCTTGAGGCTGGACAGCAGCGCGGGCCAGCCCTCGCGGATCAGCTTGCGCACGGTGCCGTCCGGCTCCAGGTCGTCGTGCACCACCGTCAGCTTCACCAGCTCGCCCGCGGGCTCGATCTCGAACGTCACCTTCGAACGGCGCTCGCTGCGGATCCGGTCGAGCACGTCCTGCGGCAGGCCCGACGCCTTGCCCCACTCGGGCGTGAAGGTGTGCCACGTGTAGGAGAGGCGGCGGCCGGGCTCGGCTTCCAGCACGACCTGCTCGGGATCGGCGATCCTGCCGCCCTCGCCGTCCCAGACCACGGGTGAGCCGGGCTGCCAGTCCGACTCCAGGGCCGGGCCCCAGTACCGTCGGGTGAACTCCGGGTCGGTGAGCGCCTGCCAGAGCCGTTCGGGGGTGGTGCGGATATAGGTCTTGTACACGAAGGGACCGGTGTCCATCGTCGTCTGCTCCAATGCTGCCTTGAGGTCGGTGAGCGCACGGGCCCGTTCCCGGTCGTACTGGCTGATCCAGCGGTCCGCCACGGCGTTGATCGGTGCGGCGTTCAGGTAGTGCAGCTTCTGCCGGCCGCTGCGTGCCGTCGTCACCAGGCCCGCGGCCTCCAGGACGGCCAGATGCTTGCTCACGGACTGCCGGGCCATCTCAAGACCGGCGCACAGCTCGGTCAGGCTCTGCCCGTTGCGGTTCTTCAGGCTGTCCAGCAGCCTGCGGCGGCTGGCGTCGGCCAGCGCCTTGAACACTTCGTCCATCGCTCGCTCTGCCCCTGCTCATCTGGTACATGCAGCCTTTCGGCTGCCTTTCCATTAAAGGCAGCCGAAAGGCTGCATGTCAATCGTGGGCCGGACCGGGCCCCTCCGTGGCCGCCTAGCGACCGGAGTGAGGGTATGACCATGTGCGCCGCACGGCTGACGGCTGCCACAGAGGGCTCTGATGGGATGGCGGCGTGGGTGGACAAGTCGAGTGGTCCGACCGTCGCGTGCTGGATCACGGTGTGGTGGAGGCGGCGTTCCGTCTGCCCCGGTGGGTGTCGCGGCAGGAGACCGTCGTTCCGGGAGTGCTCTGGCTGCCGCCGTCCCCTCCCTCGTCGCCACCTCCCCTGGTCCTGCTGGGGCACGGAGGGAGCGGGCACAAGAGAAGCGCGCGGGTCAGCGGCCTGGCCTCCTGGTTCGCGACGCGTCTCGGAGTCGCGTCACTGGCGATCGACGGGCCGTACCACGGCGATCGAGTCCCCGGCCCGATGCCGTCCGAGGAGTATCAGGCGCGTATCGCCGAAGAGGGGATCGACGTCGTCCTCGATCGCATGACGGAGGACTGGCGGGCCGCCATAGGCCTCCTCGAATCCTCGCGCGTCGCGGACACCGGAAGGCTCGCGTACCTGGGAATGTCCATGGCAACACGGTTCGGCCTTCCGCTGGCGGCTGCCCTGGGAGACCGGATCCGCTGCGTCGTCCTCGGCAAGTTCGGTCTCCAGCAGGGACCAGGCATCCCGGACGCCTTGGATGCGCCGCAACGCGTCGCGGCAGACGCCCGGCGGATCACCGCGCCGGCCCTGTTCCACGTCCAGTGGCACGACGAGGTCTTCCCGAGGAAGGGGCAACTCGCGCTCTTCGAGGCGCTTGGATCCCCGGACAAGCGACTGATCGGCTATGCCGGCACCCACGGCGAGACCACACCCGAAGCCGTGAACCTCTGGCGCGACTTCATCGCGCACCATCTCTGACAGGGCTTCCCGGCAGGGGCCTTACAGCGAACCCCGTGCCGGCTCGGCCTCCTCGTACGCGTCGTGCCAGTTCCACCATGCGTACGGCGGAGTCTGCGGGTAACCCTCGGGCGAGTCCTCCCAGACCTCCTGCCGCCCGAGCGCGGTCATGTCGAGGTAGCTCCACGTGGTCCCCAAGGCCTCGTCGCCGCGGGAGTTGATGAAGTACGTGCGGAACACGTTGTCGCCGTCGCGGACGAACGCGTTCGTGCCGTGCCACTCGTCCACCCCGAAATCGGCGTCGAAGCCGTCGGTGATCGTGTACCAGGGCACCGTCCAGCCCATCCGCGCCTTCAGGCGTTCGATGTCCGGCTGCCGTGCGCGCGAGGCGAAGACGAGAGTGGTGTCGCGCGCGTTCAGGTGGGCGAGGTGGGCCACATGATCGGCCACCATGGAGCAGCCGACGCAGGCGTGGTCCGGCCATCCCGTCACGCCGTCCTCGAAGAAGGCGCGGTAGACGATCAGCTGACGGCGGCCGTCGAACAGGTCGAGCAGGCTCGCCTTGCCTTCGGGCCCGTCGAACTCGTAGCCCTTGTCCACGGCCATCCACGGCATCCGGCGGCGCTTCGCGGCCAGTGCGTCCCGGGCGCGGGTCAGCTCCTTCTCCTCCACGAGCAGCTGCCGGCGCGCCGTCTCCCACTCCCGCGGGGTGACGATCGGAGGTGTGTTCATGGCGACGTCCACCTTCCACTTCGGTCCGAGCTCGTGCGCTGAGCCGGGGGTGCGTGCTGGAGGCGTGTGCTGGAGGCGCCGTCCCGCGGAGCCCCTGCCCTCCAGGGTCGGCTGAGATGAGCGCAGGCGCATGTCAGCGCAGCGGAGTCGAACGAGTGTGCGGTGCATCTGGGTGCTCGGCTATCCGGCGGACTGAACTCCGCACCCGAGATGGAAGATGGTGGACATGAGCGGACTGTTCTCCCGAGACAGGTCGGCGGTCGGGCCGGGGGC comes from the Streptomyces sp. TS71-3 genome and includes:
- a CDS encoding MFS transporter; translated protein: MAGLRAAVTVFFALDGFVFAGWVVRIPAVKEQTHSSASALGLALLGVSAGAVVTMMFTGRLCRRFGNHPMTVTCGALTSLAVALPPLTHSALALGGVLLVFGAAYGGLNVAMNSAAVDVIAALRRPVMPSFHAAFSLGGMLGSGVGGLVASHLSATRHLFALAVVGLAVTAAAGRTVLRHTVPAPAEEMRSAETTPAPAPEAPSSRRLDGGTRGLVIVFGLIALCTAYGEGALADWGALHLQQDLSADPGVAATGYGSFALATTIGRVTGTTLLERLGRTRTLVVGGATAAVGMLLGSLAPTLWVALLGFGITGLGLANIFPVAIDRAGALAGPSGVAAASTLGYAGMLLGPPAIGFMADWFSLPTALTSVAVLAAVAAAVGYATRRAASA
- a CDS encoding metalloregulator ArsR/SmtB family transcription factor, producing the protein MDEVFKALADASRRRLLDSLKNRNGQSLTELCAGLEMARQSVSKHLAVLEAAGLVTTARSGRQKLHYLNAAPINAVADRWISQYDRERARALTDLKAALEQTTMDTGPFVYKTYIRTTPERLWQALTDPEFTRRYWGPALESDWQPGSPVVWDGEGGRIADPEQVVLEAEPGRRLSYTWHTFTPEWGKASGLPQDVLDRIRSERRSKVTFEIEPAGELVKLTVVHDDLEPDGTVRKLIREGWPALLSSLKTLLETGEPLPEPAR
- a CDS encoding maleylpyruvate isomerase family mycothiol-dependent enzyme, which codes for MKTSHHIEILARQGESMAKAAAAAGLTATVPTCPGWQVADLLRHTGQIHRWAAAFVREELTSFQRRPSAPDGDTDLISWFGAGHAALVATLKAAPSDLACWTFMPAPSPLAFWARRQAHETTIHRMDAESARGTQADGVGAELAVDGIDELLAGFHQRSVSKVRTDTPRVLRVRATDTGDTWTVRLSSEAPVTERGSTTAEAECELAGPATELYAALWNRRPVPTVTGDHALAELWKERSRIV
- a CDS encoding SIS domain-containing protein encodes the protein MSHVENELNSQPECWSRAAALAGRHAAVLPAAGERVAIVGCGTSYFMAQAVAGLREGAGQGETDAFPASEFPAGRSYDRVVALTRSGTTTEVLDLLASLRGRIPTTAVTADPRTPVMRVADELVVLDFAEERSVVQTRFATTVVTLLRAHLGLHSDAVVEDARTALADPLPEGLAECTEFTFLGRGWTVGLAQEAGLKMREASLSWTEAYPAMEYRHGPISIATRGTATWMFGEAPAGLAGQVRATGAMWVAGELDPLAELVRAQRLAVEVAAARGVDPDLPRHLSRSVILTPPAS
- a CDS encoding DeoR/GlpR family DNA-binding transcription regulator, producing MSRDARWQELLELLVEHGRLDVEEAATRLGVSAATIRRDFDGLAEQQMLVRTRGGAVAHGVSYELPLRYKTARRGAEKQRIAEAVAGLVTPGQAVGLTGGTTTTEVARALAVRPELASGSPALTVVTNALNIATELTVRPQFKIVVTGGVARAQSYELIGPLADGVLGQITIDVAVLGVVGFDPVHGAAAHDEAEAAINRLLCERAQQVIVAADSSKLGRRAFAWICGANQVDTLVTDAAAPPETLAGFEEAGVGTVMAV
- a CDS encoding TetR/AcrR family transcriptional regulator, which translates into the protein MSGTKGARARARIEVTAAIKDEARKQLAAEGAARLSLRAVARELGMVSSALYRYFPSRDDLLTALIIDAYDSLGAAVEAADEQAVAGGGDPRERWVSVCTAARVWALEHPHEYALIYGSPVPGYTAPRTTVPPASRVGLLLIEIVRRARSGGGIAVPPVSKGASAEAERIAADLAPDLPPGVAAALVAAWAQLFGLIGFELFGQFNRVVEDREAFFTHAVEQLAHAVGLVGPYTAGTGGGRGAPTAGQVRRAS
- a CDS encoding ketose-bisphosphate aldolase: MPLAASGTLVSRAADAGTAVAAFNVITLEHVEAVVGGAEAAGSPVILQVSENAVLFRGGRLLPLARAAAAVAEQAAVPVALHLDHVQSDELLRQAADAGFSSVMYDAARLPYGENLAATHAAADWAHAQGLWIEAELGEVGGKAEAGGVAPPLSAHAPAARTDPEEARAFVAGTGVDALAVAIGSTHAMTRRTAALDHELLGRLGPAAGVPLVLHGSSGVPDDELRAAVTGGIAKVNIGTALNVAMTTAIREFLAAHPDAVDCRPYLASARTAMTEAVARLIGVVSAAP
- a CDS encoding DUF899 domain-containing protein, giving the protein MNTPPIVTPREWETARRQLLVEEKELTRARDALAAKRRRMPWMAVDKGYEFDGPEGKASLLDLFDGRRQLIVYRAFFEDGVTGWPDHACVGCSMVADHVAHLAHLNARDTTLVFASRARQPDIERLKARMGWTVPWYTITDGFDADFGVDEWHGTNAFVRDGDNVFRTYFINSRGDEALGTTWSYLDMTALGRQEVWEDSPEGYPQTPPYAWWNWHDAYEEAEPARGSL
- a CDS encoding histidine kinase, with translation MAEERAPGGRDPRWGGPPWGWRRHEPPWAGSQGDGDRDGRARRWPWPSTLLLTAFVLVGSHFAAHAQGTREPLDPFANALLAGGGLLLLWRHRRPGPVALGTAAAALVYLAAGYPYGPVFLTVALGCFSALVAGYRRVAWSAIALVWAGHLLVAHWLYAYLPPSGDGPTRWQGEVGVAAWALAIVAVSELVRVRREQWAKDRAERARAAQRRADEERLRIARELHDVLAHSISVINVQAGVGLALLDSDPEQARTALTTIKGASKEALGEVRQVLDTLRAPGAAPRAPAPGLDRLQELVDQAASAGLTVHVDARTADSDGDREEQAHRGDEAHGEGAPDSEGAPDSEGAPGRKGDLDRERETRRGVDAHPRDGVDRGQAAGLRGEADTDAALTPAPASAPAPTTSPATVPASAPRGEAAPGPGPGTVPEGWALSAGLAAPTCEPRPAGRPSRSDSALRGRQRPSRQSAQPVLSPALDLAAFRIIQEALTNVVRHSGSRQARVRIRYGARVVRLRIDDDGPATGADAGGSGNGLAGMRGRAAALGGTIDAGPRPDGGFSVSVELPLKGVR
- a CDS encoding response regulator transcription factor translates to MIRVLLADDQALVRAGFKALLDAQADIEVAGEAADGEEALRGVRGLRPDVVLMDIRMPVLDGLAATRRITEDPGLAEVKVVMLTTFEMDEYVFEAIRSGASGFLVKDTEPDELLRAVRAVVEGDALLSPGVTRRLIAEFAARSKEPVAAASLAELTEREREVMALVGIGLSNEEIARRLVVSPLTAKTHVSRTMVKLGARDRAQLVVFAYESGLVRPGWLG